Within Corvus moneduloides isolate bCorMon1 chromosome 23, bCorMon1.pri, whole genome shotgun sequence, the genomic segment TCCTTTGGTTTCTTGGtacaaaagaaagcagtgtTCGGGACTGTGCATGTGTGAGGCACAGtgagctgggagcactggtgcTGCACTGGGTGacaccagccctggctgggcacCAACTGGTGCCCTcactcccagcagagctgcagggcccAAGAGAAGCTGCTGGGCGTGGAGGatctgtgtgctgctgtgatGTCCGTGCTTGTGGCACCACCgcctgcagagctccagggctgcccttGCCTTACCTGGGTCTGCTTAGGTACACATGGGTCTCTCTCCAGGGACAttattttgtggggttttattcatttttcacatGGGTTGACTCTTGAGGGTTCAGGGACTTggcaggctggaaaagccaagTCGAGGGGAATGTGAACCGGCTGGGATGGGCGAGCTCACAGCTCTTCTCTGTGGGAAGAACAGACACCCTCAGGCATGGCCACAGGCAGCCAGCACCCACCTGTCACCAAGCCTGTCCACCCATGGTCCCAAGCAGGAGAGTTCCCATGGATGTATCCCCCTCCCCTTACAGCCATCAAGGTCCTGGCTGAACAGTCTGGTGGTGGCATCACCGGTGGTCCAGCTCTGGTGCCAACCATCCCTGGCACATGCCAGGACACTTCTTCCCCCCACCACCCTTCCCAGCACCCCTCAGACAGCAGTCAGGGCTGTCACACACCTAGGCTGGGACTTGTTGTCCTTCTCCTCCGACTTGACGTGGCAGTGGCAGGTGGAGGCCTTGCTGTAGCTGACAGAGCGCTTGGTGGATTTCTTCCACTTCCTTGCCCTCTGGACAACTCGCTTGAAGATGAGGTAGAAGATCTCACAGACGGTGAGGATGATGCAGATGGAGGAGGCTCCGACCATGAAATAGGTGAAGACCCTTTTCTCAGTTGGCCGAGCGATATAGCAGTCCACGGTGTTGGGACAGGGATCCACGTTGGTGCACTTGACCAGCCGTGGCAAATCAAAGCTGTCCCACATTTTGTGGAGGAGGTAGAGGAACAGGATCTCTATGATAAGCTTGAAGAAGAGGCTGAGCAGGTAGGTCCACCACAGCCCGCCGTGCTTCTTGCCCGTGTTGCTGTAGAGCTTGGGGCAATTCTCCCCATTCTTCTCCCTGTTCTTCTTCTCGCGGTCCTCCCGGTAGGCCACGTGCATGATGACCAGGAGGGAAGGACAAGTGACAAAGATGAGCTGCAGGGCCCAGAGGCGGATGTGGGAGATGGGAAAGAAGTGGTCATAGCACACATTGGTGCAGCCCGGCTGCCGCGTGTTGCAGTCAAAGTCCTTCTGCTCGTCGCCCCACACACGCTCGGCCGCCACCACATAGACCAGCACACGGAAGACAAAGACCACGGAGAGCCAGATGCGGCTGAAGGCTGTGGAGTACTTGTTGACCCCGctgagcagcccctgcagcGTTTTCCAATCCATGGCAGCCAAGGGAGTCCAGAGTCACCTGACCTGGAGAGGCAGAAGGAGCAGTGGGTGAGGAGCAATGGGAGACACCACTGGGGCCGCACATCTCTCACTGCACTAAATCCCATTGACCTCTGAACACTCTCCCCCACCACGTTACACTCATTTGGGATAGGGGTTCTTCACCCCTGCAGACAGTACAGCCCATCCTCACACAGTcctggggacagaggtgacTCAATCTCTCTGTACTTCTGATAGAGCCTTTGCTGTAAGGGTTGAGCCACTCGGCCAAGTCCctgccaccagctccctgcctgATTGTGCATGTTGGTGCAAACTGGCAGCAAGATCTGCTGGAGCAGGC encodes:
- the LOC116455046 gene encoding gap junction beta-3 protein-like isoform X1, encoding MDWKTLQGLLSGVNKYSTAFSRIWLSVVFVFRVLVYVVAAERVWGDEQKDFDCNTRQPGCTNVCYDHFFPISHIRLWALQLIFVTCPSLLVIMHVAYREDREKKNREKNGENCPKLYSNTGKKHGGLWWTYLLSLFFKLIIEILFLYLLHKMWDSFDLPRLVKCTNVDPCPNTVDCYIARPTEKRVFTYFMVGASSICIILTVCEIFYLIFKRVVQRARKWKKSTKRSVSYSKASTCHCHVKSEEKDNKSQPRCVTALTAV
- the LOC116455046 gene encoding gap junction beta-3 protein-like isoform X2, with product MDWKTLQGLLSGVNKYSTAFSRIWLSVVFVFRVLVYVVAAERVWGDEQKDFDCNTRQPGCTNVCYDHFFPISHIRLWALQLIFVTCPSLLVIMHVAYREDREKKNREKNGENCPKLYSNTGKKHGGLWWTYLLSLFFKLIIEILFLYLLHKMWDSFDLPRLVKCTNVDPCPNTVDCYIARPTEKRVFTYFMVGASSICIILTVCEIFYLIFKRVVQRARKWKKSTKRSVSYSKASTCHCHVKSEEKDNKSQPREEL